Proteins from a single region of Paenibacillus sp. BIHB 4019:
- a CDS encoding four-carbon acid sugar kinase family protein: MDRAGLTHKPNDCDTSFSDSGGKMPSSVGTMGDTGRRQQEACSDSSGDRLPASQRLLSYYGDDFTGSTDVLEALFRAGLRAALFLEPPSEQLLASKFADLEAIGVAGIGRSLTPDEAERELRPVLEQLRKIGAAITHYKICSTFDSSAEVGSIGKAAEIGRSVFGPGYIPILAGVPYLGRYTLFGNHFAAAGGETYRLDRHPTMSRHPITPMAEADLRQHLAQQTELKTALMDILALEGDMFEVGERLAKRVEREQPDLVLFDVLDEARLAAAGQLIWEEAQQRDGLFAIGSSGVEYALGACWRKLGLLQEQPEISAASATEVERLLVVSGSCSPVTEQQIKAALAAGFAGIRVPAEELLDGKKGAAARQRLLKEAREKLADGRSLLLYSAEGVDDPGIPRFRETLASQGYGPEQSSRLLGALLGALARELIIDEQLTRIVIAGGDTSGYVTRGLGIYALECVAALTPGAPLCRAFSEESSLDGLELVLKGGQIGERDFFARMKQGRAAYAE; encoded by the coding sequence ATGGACAGAGCGGGATTAACGCATAAGCCAAACGATTGTGACACTAGCTTCAGCGACAGCGGCGGAAAGATGCCATCCAGCGTAGGCACTATGGGGGACACCGGGCGGCGCCAGCAGGAGGCATGCTCGGATAGCTCCGGTGATCGGCTCCCGGCATCGCAGCGCCTGCTCAGCTACTATGGCGACGATTTCACCGGTTCTACCGATGTGCTGGAAGCACTGTTCCGAGCGGGCCTGCGGGCAGCGTTATTTCTGGAGCCGCCAAGCGAGCAGCTGCTTGCTAGCAAATTTGCAGATTTAGAAGCCATTGGAGTAGCGGGCATTGGCCGCTCGCTGACGCCGGATGAGGCGGAGCGCGAGCTGCGTCCGGTACTGGAGCAGCTGCGAAAAATAGGGGCAGCCATTACGCATTACAAAATATGCTCGACATTCGATTCCTCCGCTGAAGTTGGCAGCATCGGCAAGGCAGCGGAAATTGGCCGCTCCGTGTTCGGTCCTGGCTATATTCCGATATTAGCGGGGGTTCCTTATTTAGGCCGCTATACGTTGTTCGGCAACCATTTTGCAGCGGCAGGCGGCGAGACGTATCGGCTTGACCGCCATCCAACGATGTCGCGCCATCCGATTACGCCGATGGCGGAAGCGGATTTGCGCCAGCATTTGGCCCAGCAGACGGAGTTAAAGACGGCGCTGATGGATATTTTGGCGCTGGAGGGAGACATGTTCGAAGTGGGCGAACGGCTCGCTAAACGGGTAGAACGCGAGCAGCCTGATCTCGTGCTGTTTGATGTGCTCGACGAAGCTAGGCTGGCAGCGGCTGGACAGCTGATTTGGGAGGAAGCCCAGCAGCGCGACGGCTTGTTTGCCATTGGCTCTTCTGGCGTGGAGTATGCGCTCGGGGCTTGCTGGCGCAAGCTTGGTTTGCTGCAGGAGCAGCCGGAAATTAGCGCTGCTTCTGCCACAGAAGTTGAACGTCTGCTCGTAGTGTCGGGAAGCTGCTCGCCAGTTACAGAGCAGCAAATCAAGGCAGCGCTGGCAGCAGGCTTTGCAGGCATTCGCGTTCCGGCAGAGGAGCTGCTGGACGGGAAGAAAGGCGCGGCTGCGAGACAGCGGCTGCTGAAAGAAGCTCGGGAGAAGCTGGCAGATGGGCGCAGCCTGCTGCTTTATTCAGCAGAAGGAGTGGACGATCCAGGCATTCCGCGTTTCCGGGAAACGCTTGCTTCGCAGGGCTATGGGCCTGAGCAAAGCAGCCGCTTATTAGGCGCTTTGCTTGGAGCGCTGGCGCGGGAGCTGATTATCGACGAGCAGCTTACACGCATCGTCATCGCTGGCGGGGATACGTCTGGTTATGTTACGCGCGGCTTGGGTATCTATGCACTGGAATGCGTGGCTGCACTAACGCCGGGAGCGCCGTTATGCCGAGCTTTCTCGGAGGAGTCTTCACTGGATGGGCTGGAGCTGGTGCTGAAGGGTGGACAAATCGGCGAACGGGATTTTTTCGCACGGATGAAGCAAGGGAGGGCAGCATATGCCGAATGA
- a CDS encoding ATP-binding cassette domain-containing protein, with product MTVNDRYKEELWKNSGEWAVEARGLVKTFGNNRAVDGVDLNVRAGTIYGVLGPNGAGKTTTIRMLATLLRPDAGSARIFGYDAAKDPQIVRQLIGVTGQYASVDEALSATENLVIFSRLLGLGRAEARHRTEELLEEFGLTEAAKRPLKHFSGGMRRRLDLAASLIAQPPLIFLDEPTTGLDPRTRTQMWDTIRRLVKTGSTVLLTTQYLDEADQLADRIAVIDRGQVVAEGTVDELKTSVGTSSLQLKLQNPQDIAATRQMVERVFRVESVVSAENAKITAPLADVDKVTDLLVALRDAGIYLAEMSVQKPTLDEVFLTITGHGVKDSLSSPSDQSNKKEGAAV from the coding sequence ATGACAGTAAATGATCGATACAAAGAAGAGCTATGGAAAAATAGCGGGGAGTGGGCGGTTGAAGCACGTGGGCTTGTGAAGACATTCGGCAATAACCGCGCAGTGGATGGCGTAGATTTGAACGTGCGGGCCGGAACCATCTATGGTGTGCTTGGCCCGAATGGAGCAGGCAAAACAACGACCATCAGAATGCTGGCTACGCTATTGCGCCCCGATGCTGGCTCGGCACGCATTTTCGGGTACGATGCAGCGAAGGACCCGCAAATCGTGCGGCAATTGATCGGGGTGACAGGCCAATACGCCTCCGTCGACGAAGCGCTCAGCGCTACGGAAAATTTGGTCATCTTTTCCCGGCTGCTAGGTCTTGGGCGGGCAGAGGCGCGGCATAGGACGGAGGAGCTGTTGGAGGAATTCGGGCTGACGGAAGCCGCAAAACGTCCACTAAAGCATTTTTCCGGGGGCATGCGGCGCCGATTGGATTTGGCAGCCAGCCTCATCGCACAGCCGCCGCTTATTTTTCTCGATGAACCGACGACAGGACTTGATCCGCGTACACGTACGCAAATGTGGGATACGATCCGCCGGCTGGTGAAAACCGGTTCAACGGTGCTGTTAACGACGCAATACCTGGATGAGGCTGATCAGCTGGCTGACCGAATTGCGGTCATTGATCGCGGTCAGGTCGTTGCCGAAGGGACGGTCGATGAGCTCAAAACATCAGTCGGCACCTCCTCGCTGCAGCTAAAACTCCAAAATCCGCAGGACATCGCGGCTACTCGCCAAATGGTGGAACGAGTGTTTAGGGTCGAGTCTGTTGTATCAGCGGAAAATGCAAAAATTACGGCGCCGCTGGCGGATGTCGACAAAGTTACCGACCTGCTTGTAGCACTTCGGGACGCGGGCATTTATTTGGCGGAGATGAGCGTACAGAAGCCTACACTAGACGAGGTATTTTTGACCATTACAGGCCATGGCGTGAAAGATAGCCTTTCATCGCCATCCGATCAATCAAATAAAAAAGAGGGGGCAGCCGTATGA
- a CDS encoding carbohydrate ABC transporter permease — protein sequence MRSRKYSPLLLELLAICLALLILIPFFMIFINSFKDIRESALFGLSLPSNWVFSNYEEVFNQDNLLRGFKNSFLLSALVVVSVNFFASMAAFVIQRRGGKFLQGVYLAFIMGLIVPVSIIPTIRLMDLLHIKGSYLSIIMYYTAVLLPFAVFLLVGFIKSVPRELDEAAILEGCGYFRLYFKIILPLISTVLVTVSIVVIVSVWNDFFGPFYLVTDSTKWTIVLQVFNFVTLYSTNWGVVFAFMIVVITPVLIIYLFLQRYIIDGLTAGSVKG from the coding sequence GTGAGAAGCCGAAAATATTCGCCTTTGCTGCTAGAGCTGCTCGCGATCTGCCTCGCCCTGCTCATACTTATTCCGTTTTTTATGATATTTATTAACTCGTTTAAGGATATCCGCGAGTCGGCGCTGTTCGGGCTGTCGCTGCCAAGCAACTGGGTGTTCAGCAATTATGAAGAGGTATTTAATCAGGATAATCTACTGCGTGGCTTCAAAAATAGCTTCCTGCTGTCGGCGCTCGTCGTCGTCAGTGTCAATTTTTTCGCTTCGATGGCTGCGTTTGTCATCCAGCGGCGCGGCGGGAAGTTTTTGCAAGGCGTCTATCTTGCCTTCATTATGGGGCTGATTGTCCCGGTATCGATCATTCCGACGATTCGGCTAATGGATTTGCTGCACATTAAAGGCAGCTACTTAAGCATCATTATGTACTATACAGCGGTGCTGCTGCCGTTTGCTGTCTTTCTGCTTGTCGGGTTTATTAAATCGGTGCCGCGCGAGCTGGATGAGGCGGCGATTTTGGAAGGCTGCGGCTACTTCCGGCTATATTTTAAAATTATTTTGCCGCTCATCAGCACGGTGCTTGTTACCGTCTCGATCGTCGTCATTGTGTCGGTATGGAATGACTTTTTCGGCCCGTTTTATTTGGTCACGGACAGCACGAAATGGACGATTGTGCTGCAAGTATTTAACTTTGTTACGCTGTACAGCACGAACTGGGGCGTTGTATTTGCCTTTATGATCGTCGTCATTACACCGGTGCTGATCATTTATTTGTTCCTGCAGCGCTACATTATTGACGGTCTGACGGCAGGCTCTGTGAAAGGCTAA
- a CDS encoding aspartate/glutamate racemase family protein, whose translation MTTVVAVYTGQGLADPLKAVFQEVLPGVRLVNIIDDSLIGDVVKAGHIPAGVSKRLTQYFQHGEELGADIILNTCSSVGEVADAVRGQLGIPLVKIDEAMTAKAAAEYDAIAVLATLPSTLEPTMRFLAKQAEAIGKEVSILNGLAVGAFDALVGGNPAEHDRILLETALAVSDKADAIVLAQGSMARMEGAIREATGKPVLSSPRLAAEQIKEMLAERGLL comes from the coding sequence ATGACAACGGTAGTTGCGGTTTACACCGGACAAGGGCTTGCTGATCCGCTGAAGGCTGTGTTTCAGGAGGTGCTGCCGGGCGTGCGGCTGGTCAACATTATTGATGACAGCCTGATCGGCGATGTCGTCAAGGCGGGGCATATTCCAGCGGGAGTGAGCAAGCGGCTGACGCAATATTTTCAGCATGGGGAGGAGCTGGGGGCGGATATTATTCTGAATACCTGCTCCTCAGTTGGCGAAGTGGCTGATGCTGTGCGGGGACAGCTTGGCATTCCGCTCGTTAAAATCGATGAGGCGATGACGGCCAAGGCGGCGGCCGAATACGACGCAATTGCGGTGCTGGCCACGCTGCCTTCAACTCTGGAACCGACGATGCGATTTTTGGCAAAGCAGGCGGAGGCCATTGGGAAAGAGGTCTCCATCTTGAATGGTCTCGCAGTCGGAGCCTTCGATGCGCTGGTAGGAGGAAACCCGGCGGAGCATGACCGCATTTTGCTGGAGACGGCGCTTGCGGTTAGCGATAAAGCGGATGCCATCGTATTGGCCCAAGGATCAATGGCTCGGATGGAGGGAGCTATACGGGAGGCGACAGGCAAGCCGGTGCTATCCAGCCCGCGGCTTGCTGCCGAGCAAATTAAAGAGATGCTGGCAGAGCGAGGGCTGCTTTAG
- a CDS encoding response regulator produces MRKVMVVDDERWIRRGLIQMIPWEELGLELACEAVDGEEGYELALLHKPDLLFLDMRMPGFDGKELLGLLAESLPDVVTIVVSGYSDFEYTKEAIRHKAFDYLLKPLKREELITVLGKALAVLDERDRRQEQQHRDSRRNWLLDVLLRGEQAAQSQNQANAPSQAAGIIQTNTALRTECLPELPGEGSGNKALLLLAQPDYYTEQAGIQEAAGKIERSLQQSQPFYFDGGWSFVAAASPVNLGEIAICLFGSRFEPVEIQRLAILLQGMLHEETGTSYSMIAGSKPCLANQLPAVYSKLQQRLDGRQLGEMAIMGFVECAFELEEKPSKQQQHLPIGAANADFYPAELEQAFLVQLQLGNVEQMKAEFNRFFTALAAPSRTVDGLRRSASMLVHALERQLQAADTSLEQLSGKSALAYMELIRLRKDHVSVKRLFEEQILPAVAARRGSSQGRHGEQLVRELQKLIELHYDQPLSLPQIAESRFLNADYVGRLFKKTTGSNFVDYLTEYRIAKATELMRYPQYKNYEIAELVGYEDYRYFSQIFKKKTGQTIGEYRGAAGKTPQ; encoded by the coding sequence ATGCGCAAGGTCATGGTTGTGGACGATGAACGCTGGATACGGCGGGGACTTATTCAAATGATTCCATGGGAGGAGCTGGGGCTTGAGCTTGCCTGTGAAGCGGTTGACGGCGAAGAAGGCTACGAGCTGGCGCTGCTGCATAAGCCCGACCTGCTGTTCCTTGATATGCGCATGCCCGGCTTTGACGGCAAGGAGCTGCTTGGCCTGCTGGCCGAATCACTGCCGGACGTTGTGACGATCGTCGTCAGCGGCTATTCGGATTTCGAATATACGAAGGAAGCCATCCGCCATAAGGCGTTTGATTATTTGCTCAAGCCGCTTAAGCGGGAGGAGCTGATTACGGTGCTTGGCAAGGCGCTGGCGGTGCTGGATGAACGAGATAGGCGGCAAGAGCAGCAGCATCGGGACAGCCGGAGAAACTGGCTGCTGGACGTTTTGCTGCGCGGCGAACAGGCTGCACAGAGTCAGAACCAAGCAAATGCTCCGTCCCAGGCGGCAGGCATTATACAGACAAATACAGCTTTAAGGACGGAGTGTTTGCCTGAGCTTCCAGGAGAGGGCTCAGGCAATAAAGCGCTGCTGCTGCTCGCTCAGCCTGACTATTATACAGAGCAGGCTGGCATTCAAGAGGCAGCTGGGAAAATAGAGCGGTCGCTGCAGCAAAGCCAGCCCTTTTATTTTGATGGAGGCTGGTCGTTTGTTGCAGCCGCATCCCCTGTCAACCTCGGCGAAATAGCCATTTGCTTGTTTGGCAGCCGCTTCGAGCCTGTGGAGATACAGCGGCTTGCGATTTTGCTTCAAGGCATGCTGCATGAGGAGACGGGCACAAGCTACAGCATGATCGCTGGGAGCAAGCCTTGTCTTGCCAACCAGCTTCCAGCTGTCTACAGCAAGCTCCAGCAGCGTCTGGATGGGAGGCAGCTGGGAGAAATGGCGATCATGGGATTCGTGGAGTGTGCATTTGAGCTGGAGGAGAAGCCGAGTAAGCAACAGCAGCATTTGCCTATAGGTGCTGCAAATGCCGATTTTTATCCGGCGGAGCTGGAGCAAGCGTTTCTCGTGCAGCTGCAGCTTGGCAACGTGGAGCAGATGAAGGCGGAATTCAACCGTTTTTTCACAGCGCTTGCAGCCCCGTCGCGGACGGTGGATGGGCTGCGGCGCAGCGCCTCCATGCTGGTGCATGCACTGGAGCGGCAGCTTCAAGCGGCGGACACAAGCCTCGAGCAGCTGAGCGGGAAAAGCGCGCTCGCCTACATGGAGCTGATCCGGCTGCGCAAAGACCATGTATCGGTTAAGCGGCTGTTCGAGGAGCAAATATTGCCCGCTGTTGCTGCCCGGCGCGGCAGCAGCCAAGGGCGGCATGGCGAGCAGCTGGTCCGTGAACTCCAAAAGCTGATCGAGCTGCATTATGACCAGCCGCTTAGCCTGCCGCAAATCGCGGAAAGCCGCTTTTTGAATGCCGATTATGTAGGCCGGTTGTTTAAAAAAACGACGGGCAGCAATTTTGTCGATTATTTAACCGAATACCGGATTGCGAAGGCGACCGAGCTGATGCGTTATCCGCAATATAAAAATTACGAAATAGCGGAGCTTGTCGGTTATGAGGATTACCGTTATTTCAGTCAAATTTTCAAAAAGAAAACCGGGCAAACGATTGGCGAATACCGCGGCGCAGCTGGAAAAACGCCGCAATAA
- a CDS encoding glycoside hydrolase family 2 TIM barrel-domain containing protein has product MPNENEQLPDYCNLNVLERGSLPPRSELIPFDNPAAALRGDREESPYYKLLSGHWRFRYFESPLHGPAGSHLDACDDMGWDKIPVPSNWQMHGYGQPHYSSCPYPFPLDPPHIPLLNATGCYRTSFTVPEHWEKRQIRLVFGGVDSAFHVWLNGELVGYSQGSHHMTEFDISRLIRPGSNLLAVRVYQWCEGSYLESQDKWRLSGIFRDVYLTAQAAVTIEDVLVRTVFVPDSAYREASLSLQMTLAQSSLLRRAAESANLIDYTDGEGFRLGVALLDADGETVAEQSFNASNPDASCHSDAQGTGSYPTSDLLTDLKTISAEIPVSRPQLWTAETPYLYALLLTIYGPDGEIAEVKRLSVGFRHIQIEKGKLLINGQSIVIQGVNRNEFHPQLGYVTTPEAMLKDIRLMKQHNINTVRLSHYPNDSRWLDLCDQFGLYVINEADLETHGFHFMGDESYLSKHPDWREAYLHRAQKMVGRDKNHPSIIVWSLGNESGYGENHDAMAEWIRSADPTRPIQYERAYEAAVVDIVSSMYPSVDMLIEEGRKPDERPYLMVEFGHAMGNSTGNLQEYWDAVYEYPRLLGGLIWEWSDMGILQQNDSEPAFYAYGGDFGDAPHSGPFCMDGLLFPDRSVKASLLEYKKIIQPVKIKPDPAQLGRVHFSNRYSFLSLEHLKGHWQLLRSGMAIAQGELARLHTLPGGEEALIIPLPSEQLKEKGEYALHICFTERNSSLWCDAGHETAWADLLFEEAGWSPQENATAYHVNAEFSSTVRLTAPDASEGIPMHMHPQYQNLQREDGKLVYRISGNGFQVDIDQMTGTISNWLYHGDELLLAGPQLQLWRAPLDNDVHLAKEWVKAGYDRLQWQLRRLSITAGNNGSVIATADAIIGAKGEPAAFRSRMVHQMNADGSIGVETTLEPLGSELPPLPRFGLELRLLDGYDQFSWYGRGPHECYADRKESGKLGIYSGTVAEQFVPYVKPQENGNKCDVRWAKLKDGQGAGIGITGSELLHISVHHYSTEDMSRTSHVHKLTRLPETIVKIDAKQSGLGNHSCGYAPTLDAYLIKPQPMRLSIMLFPLTNTALKK; this is encoded by the coding sequence ATGCCGAATGAAAACGAGCAACTGCCAGATTATTGCAATTTAAACGTGCTGGAGCGCGGTTCATTGCCCCCACGCAGCGAGCTAATTCCATTTGACAATCCGGCAGCGGCGCTGCGCGGCGACCGAGAAGAATCGCCTTATTACAAGCTGCTCAGCGGTCATTGGCGTTTTCGCTATTTTGAATCGCCGCTGCATGGTCCAGCGGGCAGCCATTTGGATGCTTGCGATGATATGGGTTGGGATAAAATTCCCGTTCCCTCCAATTGGCAAATGCACGGGTACGGACAGCCCCATTACAGCAGCTGTCCTTATCCATTTCCGCTTGACCCTCCACATATTCCACTGCTCAATGCAACTGGCTGCTATCGTACCAGCTTTACCGTTCCAGAGCATTGGGAAAAGCGCCAAATTCGCCTCGTATTTGGCGGAGTTGATTCAGCCTTCCATGTGTGGCTGAATGGCGAGCTGGTCGGATACAGCCAGGGAAGCCACCATATGACAGAGTTTGATATTTCCCGCCTCATCCGTCCCGGTTCTAATTTGCTTGCGGTTCGCGTCTACCAATGGTGCGAGGGAAGCTATTTGGAGTCGCAGGACAAATGGCGGCTAAGCGGCATATTTCGCGATGTTTATTTAACGGCACAGGCCGCTGTCACGATTGAGGATGTTCTGGTGCGAACTGTTTTTGTCCCCGATTCTGCCTATCGGGAGGCGAGCTTGAGCTTGCAAATGACGCTCGCTCAAAGCAGTCTCTTGAGAAGGGCGGCGGAATCCGCCAACTTGATCGATTATACAGATGGAGAAGGCTTCCGTTTAGGCGTCGCCTTGTTAGATGCGGACGGAGAAACCGTTGCAGAGCAATCGTTCAATGCGAGCAATCCAGACGCTTCTTGCCATTCGGATGCACAGGGAACAGGCAGCTATCCAACGTCCGATTTGCTTACAGACCTCAAAACGATTTCCGCCGAGATTCCTGTTTCGAGGCCCCAGCTATGGACAGCAGAAACGCCTTATTTGTATGCGCTGTTGTTGACGATATATGGGCCGGATGGAGAGATAGCGGAGGTGAAGCGGCTTTCGGTTGGCTTTAGGCATATTCAAATTGAAAAAGGCAAGCTGCTCATTAATGGACAATCTATCGTTATCCAAGGCGTCAACCGCAACGAATTCCATCCGCAATTAGGGTATGTCACGACGCCTGAAGCGATGCTGAAGGATATAAGGCTGATGAAGCAGCATAACATTAATACGGTCCGGCTGTCCCATTATCCGAACGACTCGCGCTGGCTCGATTTATGCGACCAATTTGGCTTGTACGTTATAAACGAAGCGGATTTGGAGACGCATGGGTTTCATTTTATGGGCGACGAATCTTATTTGAGCAAACATCCCGACTGGCGGGAGGCGTATTTACATCGTGCGCAGAAAATGGTTGGACGCGATAAAAATCATCCTTCTATCATCGTATGGTCGCTTGGCAATGAGTCAGGCTACGGTGAAAATCATGATGCGATGGCGGAGTGGATACGCAGCGCCGATCCGACCCGGCCGATACAGTACGAGCGGGCTTATGAAGCCGCAGTCGTTGACATCGTCAGCTCCATGTACCCTTCGGTCGACATGCTCATAGAAGAAGGCAGGAAGCCGGATGAACGCCCTTATCTCATGGTCGAGTTCGGTCATGCCATGGGCAATTCCACGGGCAATTTGCAGGAATATTGGGATGCGGTGTACGAATATCCACGACTGCTGGGCGGCCTTATTTGGGAATGGTCAGATATGGGCATTTTACAGCAAAACGACAGCGAACCAGCGTTTTACGCCTATGGCGGCGACTTTGGCGATGCCCCGCATAGCGGACCATTTTGCATGGATGGGCTGCTGTTTCCAGACAGAAGCGTGAAAGCGTCCCTGCTGGAATACAAGAAGATCATTCAGCCGGTGAAAATAAAGCCGGACCCCGCCCAGCTTGGCCGGGTTCACTTTAGTAATCGCTACAGCTTTTTGTCGCTGGAGCATTTGAAAGGGCATTGGCAGCTGCTGCGAAGCGGCATGGCGATTGCGCAAGGCGAGCTTGCACGCTTGCATACGCTGCCGGGCGGGGAAGAGGCGCTAATCATTCCTCTGCCTTCGGAGCAATTGAAGGAAAAGGGCGAGTATGCGCTGCATATCTGCTTTACAGAACGTAATAGCAGCTTGTGGTGTGATGCTGGCCATGAGACAGCTTGGGCCGATTTGCTGTTTGAGGAGGCGGGTTGGTCCCCGCAGGAAAATGCTACAGCGTATCATGTTAATGCTGAGTTTTCTAGTACTGTTCGTCTAACGGCACCCGATGCTTCCGAAGGGATTCCCATGCACATGCATCCTCAGTATCAAAATTTGCAGCGGGAAGACGGCAAGCTTGTATACCGCATAAGCGGAAACGGGTTTCAAGTAGACATCGATCAAATGACAGGCACAATTAGCAATTGGCTTTATCACGGCGATGAGCTGCTGCTTGCAGGCCCACAGTTGCAGCTATGGCGCGCCCCGCTGGACAACGATGTCCATTTGGCGAAAGAATGGGTGAAAGCCGGTTATGACCGGCTCCAATGGCAGCTGCGCCGATTGTCAATAACTGCTGGCAACAATGGCAGCGTTATAGCAACAGCTGACGCAATTATTGGGGCAAAAGGCGAGCCAGCAGCTTTCCGCAGCAGGATGGTCCACCAAATGAATGCCGACGGCTCCATAGGCGTGGAGACCACGCTTGAACCGCTTGGAAGCGAGCTGCCGCCGCTTCCGCGTTTTGGCCTTGAGCTGCGTCTCCTCGACGGCTATGACCAGTTTAGCTGGTATGGCAGAGGCCCTCATGAATGTTACGCCGACCGCAAAGAAAGCGGCAAGCTCGGTATTTACTCCGGCACGGTAGCAGAGCAATTTGTCCCCTATGTGAAGCCCCAGGAAAACGGCAATAAGTGCGATGTGCGCTGGGCGAAGCTTAAGGATGGGCAAGGTGCTGGAATCGGCATTACGGGCAGCGAGCTGCTTCACATTAGCGTCCACCATTATTCCACGGAGGATATGTCGCGCACCAGCCACGTGCATAAGCTGACTAGGCTGCCAGAAACGATCGTCAAAATCGACGCCAAGCAAAGCGGCCTCGGCAATCATAGCTGCGGCTACGCGCCAACGCTCGATGCTTATTTAATAAAGCCGCAGCCGATGAGGCTGTCCATTATGCTTTTTCCGTTAACGAACACTGCACTAAAAAAATAA
- a CDS encoding ribulose-bisphosphate carboxylase large subunit family protein, with protein MEQERVTAVYLIETPYTLERAAEVIAGEQSTGTFTAVPGETDQLKERHGARIEQIVELPPVPAPTLPGSKTPLGHDGLYRRGEVTVSFPLHNFGPSIPNLMSAIAGNLFELQELSGLRLVDLELPEAFAARYPGPKFGIAGTRELTGVYDRPIMGTIVKPSIGLPMADLQQMIMDVSAAGLDFIKDDELNANGTYAPLAQRVSAVMDAVNRAADATGKKIMYAFNITGDIDEMERGHELVVKAGGNCVMVSIMSVGLAGLAHLSKYSEVPIHGHRNQWGMMTRCPLLGFAFPAYQKLCRLAGADHLHVNGLDSKFYESNSSVVSSIRACLKPMYGGYGTMPVVSSAQWAGTAPATYEATGTVDVMHLAGGGILAHPGGAAAGFASMKQGWEAAVQGIPLAEYASRHPELQQAIAKYGKG; from the coding sequence GTGGAACAAGAAAGAGTGACGGCTGTCTATTTGATAGAGACACCTTATACGCTGGAACGTGCTGCCGAGGTGATTGCGGGCGAGCAATCAACGGGCACCTTTACAGCGGTGCCAGGTGAGACGGATCAGCTGAAGGAGCGGCATGGGGCGCGAATTGAACAAATTGTCGAGCTTCCGCCTGTGCCTGCTCCGACGCTGCCGGGCTCCAAAACGCCGCTGGGTCATGACGGTCTTTATCGGCGCGGAGAGGTAACGGTTTCCTTTCCGCTGCACAATTTTGGGCCGTCCATTCCGAATTTAATGTCTGCAATTGCCGGCAATTTGTTCGAGCTGCAGGAATTGTCCGGACTGAGGCTAGTCGATTTGGAGCTGCCGGAAGCATTCGCAGCAAGGTACCCCGGCCCGAAGTTTGGCATCGCGGGTACTCGTGAGCTAACCGGCGTGTATGACCGTCCGATTATGGGGACGATTGTCAAGCCGAGCATCGGGCTTCCCATGGCTGACCTCCAGCAGATGATTATGGACGTTTCGGCTGCGGGGCTTGATTTTATAAAGGATGATGAACTGAATGCTAATGGAACCTATGCTCCTCTTGCACAGCGGGTAAGTGCAGTCATGGATGCCGTCAACCGGGCGGCTGATGCAACAGGCAAAAAAATCATGTACGCCTTCAATATTACCGGTGATATCGATGAAATGGAGCGTGGGCATGAACTGGTCGTCAAGGCAGGCGGCAACTGTGTCATGGTCAGCATAATGAGCGTCGGATTGGCGGGGCTTGCCCACTTGAGCAAATACAGCGAGGTGCCGATTCACGGCCATCGCAATCAGTGGGGCATGATGACGCGCTGCCCGCTGCTGGGCTTCGCTTTTCCAGCTTATCAGAAGCTGTGCCGTCTGGCAGGAGCCGACCATCTGCATGTGAACGGTCTGGACAGCAAATTTTATGAAAGCAACAGCTCGGTTGTCAGCTCCATTCGCGCTTGTTTGAAGCCCATGTATGGCGGCTATGGGACGATGCCTGTCGTATCCTCGGCACAATGGGCAGGGACTGCTCCGGCTACTTATGAAGCAACAGGGACGGTAGATGTGATGCATTTGGCTGGCGGCGGCATTTTGGCCCATCCGGGAGGGGCGGCGGCTGGCTTTGCAAGCATGAAGCAGGGCTGGGAAGCTGCTGTTCAAGGCATTCCGCTCGCGGAGTATGCAAGTCGGCATCCGGAGCTGCAGCAGGCTATAGCAAAATACGGAAAGGGCTGA